The following coding sequences are from one Paenibacillus tundrae window:
- a CDS encoding adenosylhomocysteinase, giving the protein MTTPALQNSIVKDMGLAPEGHLKIDWVEAHMPVLNRIRRQFEQDLPFKGLKVAICLHLEAKTAYLAKVIQAGGAEVTITHSNPLSTQDDVCAALVEDGVTVYAKYNPEPAEFKQLQLRALEVKPDLIIDDGGDFATIIASERPDLAATIRGGAEETTTGIIRLKALAKEGQLQFPMVAVNDAYCKYLFDNRYGTGQSAFDGIIRTTNLVVAGKNVVVAGYGWCGKGVAMRAKGLGANVIVTEIDPIKAVEAHMDGFRVMTMVEAAKIGDFFIAVTGNKDVITGEHYDVMKDGAILSNAGHFDVEVNKPELAKRSESIRTVRRNIEEYRFKDGRKMYLLAEGRLVNLGAADGHPAEIMDTTFALQALGLRYVSENYASLGKNVVNVPYEIDQQVASYKLESLDITIDSLSAEQEKYLDSWKF; this is encoded by the coding sequence ATGACAACACCCGCGCTGCAAAATAGTATCGTGAAAGATATGGGGCTTGCTCCAGAAGGACATTTGAAAATTGATTGGGTCGAGGCGCACATGCCTGTCTTAAACCGGATTCGCCGTCAATTTGAGCAGGATCTTCCATTCAAAGGACTCAAAGTTGCGATCTGCCTTCACCTTGAAGCCAAAACGGCTTATCTTGCTAAAGTGATTCAGGCTGGTGGGGCAGAAGTGACGATTACCCACAGTAACCCATTGTCCACGCAGGATGATGTGTGTGCCGCGCTTGTTGAAGATGGCGTAACGGTATATGCAAAATACAATCCAGAACCTGCCGAGTTCAAACAGCTTCAACTTCGCGCTCTTGAAGTGAAGCCTGATCTCATCATTGATGATGGTGGCGACTTTGCTACGATTATTGCCTCAGAACGTCCTGACCTGGCTGCAACGATTCGTGGTGGTGCAGAGGAAACGACAACAGGTATTATTCGTCTGAAAGCATTGGCGAAAGAAGGCCAATTGCAATTCCCGATGGTTGCAGTTAATGACGCTTATTGCAAATACTTGTTCGATAACCGCTATGGCACGGGTCAGTCTGCATTTGATGGAATTATCCGTACGACCAACCTGGTCGTTGCAGGGAAGAACGTCGTTGTTGCAGGTTATGGCTGGTGTGGAAAAGGTGTAGCTATGCGTGCCAAAGGGCTCGGAGCGAATGTTATCGTAACCGAGATTGACCCAATCAAAGCGGTAGAGGCGCACATGGATGGATTCCGTGTGATGACGATGGTGGAAGCAGCGAAGATCGGTGATTTCTTCATCGCAGTTACAGGAAACAAAGACGTAATTACAGGTGAGCATTATGATGTAATGAAAGATGGTGCAATCCTAAGTAATGCAGGTCACTTTGATGTCGAAGTGAATAAGCCTGAGCTTGCTAAACGTTCCGAGTCTATTCGCACAGTTCGTCGTAACATTGAAGAATATCGCTTCAAAGATGGACGTAAGATGTACTTGTTAGCTGAAGGTCGTCTTGTGAACTTGGGGGCGGCTGATGGCCATCCGGCTGAGATCATGGATACAACGTTTGCACTTCAAGCGCTCGGTTTGCGCTATGTGAGTGAGAACTATGCAAGTCTTGGCAAAAACGTGGTCAATGTACCG